In the Pirellulales bacterium genome, CAAACGGCTTCCACATCGCCGGTAGCCAAAGTTGTTTTGTCAGCCGCAGGTGTCGATGAGCAGCGCCGGCGTTTGGTGCGCATCAGGCGAGCAATCCGCCGCCAAACCAACGGCGCTATTCAGGGATTACAGGTTGAAGTCAGCGGCGAAACATTAGTGCTCCGCGGACGATGCGCGAATTTCTATTGCAAACAGAAAGCCCAGCACGCCGCCATGAAATATCTGACCGGGGAAACACTGGTCAATGAAATTGCCGTGGATAACGTGCCACGATAATTGTGCTGCGATGACTTTCTGTTCAAGCCACCGCCTCCAATGCTTGGGTCCAGCGGTCAAGCGGGAAGCTCAGCACATCTTGCGGGTGTTCCAATTCGGTCGGGCTAACGACCAAGTGTGCTTGCGCTGCCAGACGTTTCACGTCCGCTGAATCTTCCAGGGCCACCAACACGTTGCAATCGGCCGTCCCGCTGAATTGACCTTCGCCCGGCAAAAACAACATTTCCACCTCGGGCCGCCCGCCGACTGTCCAGGGTGAAATGCGCCCCGCAATCATTCGTTCTACAGTCTCTGTCTGGACCGGAGCGCCCACTATTCGCACGGCCAAGTCGTTCCAGGTGCGCTTGATCAATCCATTTCGGCAGCAAATTAACTTTCCTTTACGCCAGGTGTACCGTGCATTGGGCGCCAGCTTGGGCACGGCGGGAGCCGTAACATCCACCGGATGCCACAAATGATACGAATAGGTCCACCGCATCAGCGATTGAATGCGCATTCCAGCCCGTCGCAAACGCCAACCCAAATCGTCATCTTCGCCTCCCCAGCCGCAAAAGTTTTCGTCGAAGCCGTTAATCCGCTGGTAATCTTCGCGCCAAATGCTGAAATCGCCGCTGCGTAAACTGCGCGGCTTGGTCGGATGACGCACAAAATTGTAAAACCGCGATTTCAGGTCCAACTTCTGCAGCCGCCGGCGCTCGGTGGCGCCCAGCAAGTCCGAGAATTCGCCCCGCCGAATGGTTTCCGCGGTCACGCACTTGGAGGCGGTTTCGTCCAATCGACCATAATCGCCGCTAAACACCACTCCCCGGCGGCGGTGCTTCAAATGTGTAGCCACATGCTGCGGCGGCAAAATGCAATCGCCGTCCAAAAACAGTAAATACGGAGCCCGGGTTGCCGCCGCCCCGGCGTTCCGACACCGAGCCGCCTGAAACGTCAAATGCGGATGCGTGACAAAGCTTACGGGAAACCGCACGCGCCGGCGAAATTCTTCGACCAATTGCGGTGTTTGATCCGTGGAACCATCGTCGCTGACCACCAATTCCATCTGCCCCGGCGACACGCCGCGCTGGGCGACGATCGATTCCAGCACTAAGGTCAAATTACGAGGTCGTTGATACGTTACCACGCACAGCGCAATTTCCGGCCCGGATGATGATGACATAGGCGTTGACGACATAACTAGCCTCATGAGCAAGAACCGAACAACGCGCCGCTGGCAGGGCGCCGGCGGGGTCAATCCTAAGCAAAAACAAGCGGCAAATAGTAGTGATTTGTGCCGCTAGCGACAAGCCGAAAACAGCGTCATCCAAGTCGCTGTAGTTTCTGCTGTGGATTGACGCTACCATTCTCACTGCCCTTGGTGGCCCGCGATAGTTGCTGCAAGAAAATACGAACATGCGCCTGTCCGTAATCATCAGTACATATAACCAGCCAGTCTGGTTGGAGAACGTGATTCGGGGCTTTGCTGCGCAAAGCCATGCCGATTTTGAGTTGGTGATCGCCGACGACGGATCGAACGACCAAACGCGAAGCACAATCGATCGCCTTCGCGCCGAAACCGGATTAACCATCCGCCATGTTTGGCACGAAGACCAGGGCTTTCGCAAGTGCACCATTTTGAACCGCGCCATCATCGAAGCCCAAGCCGATTACCTCGTCTTCACCGACGGCGATTGTATTCCGCGCTCCGATTTTTTGGCCCAGCACGCCCGCTGGGCCGAGCCGGGCTTCTTCCTCTCCGGTGGTGCCGTGCGCTTGACCATGGACGTCAGCCGCAAAATCTCCAAAGCCGACATCTTAGCGGGCCGGGCACATCAGACGGCTTGGCTCCGCCGCCAAGGAATGCCCTGGAGCAGCAAGTTGTTGAAGCTGTCAGCCGGGCCACGCTGGGCTGCGTGGTGCGATCGGTTCACCACCACCAAGGCCACGTGGAACGGTGGCAACGCCTCTACTTGGAAGCAGGCGCTACTGGACGTTAACGGCTTCGACGAACGCATGGAATACGGCGGCGAAGATCGTGAACTGGGCGAGCGGCTCGTAAATTCTGGCTTACGCAGCAAAAGCCTTCGCTACCGGGCCGTGTGCGTACATTTAGATCACGCCCGTGGTTATGTGCAGCAGGAAGCTCTGGCGCGGAATCAAGCCATTCGCCGCGAAACTCGCCGAACGCGCGCCATCTGGACGCCCTACGGCATCGTGAAGCAATCGCAACCCGGGCTTATCCATGCCGCTTGAAGTTGCCGTTGTAAGCCCACGACTTGCAAGCCGTGGGCTTGTCTGATTTTGTGGAGCACGCGGCGGATTTCAACCGCTCGCCGCACCTACGGCTTTCCGCACGCCCACATACGCTTGATGTGCTTTCAAACACGTGGCGCGGAATGCCTCAGGATAACCCACGCCCGCCAGACGCAGCGTTTCGACCGGACCAAGCTTGAAAATCATATCGCCCGCCGGATACCACCCCTGCCCCGGACGCACTTCAATGGCGATGGCGTCGAAACGATTCAAATCTACAAACTGCTCCGGCTTGAATTTAGCGCCGGCTTCGACAATCACTCGGCGATTTGTCAACCGATACCGGCGCACATTCCACGGCGCCAGCATCCAGAAGAACAGAAATAATCCAATCGGCAGCGTCAGTCCCATGAACAACCGACCTAGCGTGAAAATCCAAAAGCCAGCCCGAATGGCGTACAATCGCCCCAGGAACCGCCCCAACCCCGTGGCCGCAATCGTCGGCCACTCGATCGTGACGGTCACTTCTTGCAGTTGGCTCGGAGCGACGCCGGCAATAGCTTGTTTCATGCGCGTTCAGAGTTTCGAATAGTGCTCTAAATTTATAAAGCCGCGACCGTTGGTCGCGCTGCGGAAGTGGGCGTGAGGCCATCCAGAACTGGCAACCCAAAGCTAACAAAACGCGTTTCGGATTGCCAGGGTAGGTCAGCATGGCGATATTATGATTTTTCCCGAGTACAATCTCAATTGCTTCAAAATTCAACCAAGCAACATGAGCCGCTCCAACGATCTCTTAGTGGTCGGCGCCGGGCCGGTCGGCCTGATGATGGCTGCCGAGCTTCGCCGCCACGGCGTGGCCTGCCGGCTGATCGAACGACTGGAAAAGCCCGCTCCCCATTGCAAAGCGCTGGGCGTCACCCCCCGCACGCTGGAAGTGTGGGACGATTTGGGCGTTGTGCAGCAGGCTCTGTCGGCCGGACTGGGTTTAAAAGGCGCAGTCAATCTCACCAGCGGCGATGTCTACCAACAGGAAAAAGTTGGCGTCGCTTTGCCCGACGGCGCGTATGGATTCCTGGTTCTGGCCCAATACGATACCGAACGAATTCTAACCGATCATTTGCGTTCGCTCGGAGGCCAAATCGAACGGGGCGTCGAATTAACCGCTCTGGAACAAACCGACAGCTGCGTCAGCGCCACTTTGAAGCACGCCGACGGAAGCGCCGAGCAAGTCGAGTGCCAATATCTCTTGGGGTGCGACGGGGGTCGCAGCGCCGTTCGCCGGGCACTCAATGTGCCTTTCGAAGGCGAACATTACGAGCAAACTTTTTTCCTGGTCGACGTGGAACTAAGCGGCGATTTAGAACGCGGCTACGCCTATCGCATGGTTCGGATCGAAAAGGGCCAGCCGGTCGGAGGCGGGGCGTGCATTCCGGTGCCCGGCAATCCGCGCCGCTACCGTTTCAGCACGGTCGCTCCCGAGGCAATGCTTCCCGCAGAACTCAATTCCGGTGGACAACCAACACACGGCATTGCCGACATCGGCCCCACCCTTGAGCAAGCGCAGGAATTGCTCGGTTGGTTTTTCCCAGCAAACGTCAAAGCCAGCAATTTGCGCTGGTCGGCGTTTTATCGCATCAGCCATCGCTTGGCCGCGAAATACCGCATCGGCCGAGTTTTTTTGGCCGGCGACGCCGCCCATTTGCATCCGCCCATCGGCGGCCAAGGCATGAACACCGGTTTGCAAGACGCTTATAACCTGGCCTGGAAATTAGCCCTGCATGTCCACGGCCTTGCTTCGGCCAATCTGCTCGATAGTTACGAAGCGGAACGCCGCCCTATCGGCCAGCAAATTGTCGAACGGACCACCAAGCGGATGAACAAAATGTTCCAG is a window encoding:
- a CDS encoding glycosyltransferase translates to MSSTPMSSSSGPEIALCVVTYQRPRNLTLVLESIVAQRGVSPGQMELVVSDDGSTDQTPQLVEEFRRRVRFPVSFVTHPHLTFQAARCRNAGAAATRAPYLLFLDGDCILPPQHVATHLKHRRRGVVFSGDYGRLDETASKCVTAETIRRGEFSDLLGATERRRLQKLDLKSRFYNFVRHPTKPRSLRSGDFSIWREDYQRINGFDENFCGWGGEDDDLGWRLRRAGMRIQSLMRWTYSYHLWHPVDVTAPAVPKLAPNARYTWRKGKLICCRNGLIKRTWNDLAVRIVGAPVQTETVERMIAGRISPWTVGGRPEVEMLFLPGEGQFSGTADCNVLVALEDSADVKRLAAQAHLVVSPTELEHPQDVLSFPLDRWTQALEAVA
- a CDS encoding glycosyltransferase family 2 protein, whose amino-acid sequence is MRLSVIISTYNQPVWLENVIRGFAAQSHADFELVIADDGSNDQTRSTIDRLRAETGLTIRHVWHEDQGFRKCTILNRAIIEAQADYLVFTDGDCIPRSDFLAQHARWAEPGFFLSGGAVRLTMDVSRKISKADILAGRAHQTAWLRRQGMPWSSKLLKLSAGPRWAAWCDRFTTTKATWNGGNASTWKQALLDVNGFDERMEYGGEDRELGERLVNSGLRSKSLRYRAVCVHLDHARGYVQQEALARNQAIRRETRRTRAIWTPYGIVKQSQPGLIHAA
- a CDS encoding PH domain-containing protein, with the translated sequence MKQAIAGVAPSQLQEVTVTIEWPTIAATGLGRFLGRLYAIRAGFWIFTLGRLFMGLTLPIGLFLFFWMLAPWNVRRYRLTNRRVIVEAGAKFKPEQFVDLNRFDAIAIEVRPGQGWYPAGDMIFKLGPVETLRLAGVGYPEAFRATCLKAHQAYVGVRKAVGAASG
- a CDS encoding FAD-dependent monooxygenase gives rise to the protein MIFPEYNLNCFKIQPSNMSRSNDLLVVGAGPVGLMMAAELRRHGVACRLIERLEKPAPHCKALGVTPRTLEVWDDLGVVQQALSAGLGLKGAVNLTSGDVYQQEKVGVALPDGAYGFLVLAQYDTERILTDHLRSLGGQIERGVELTALEQTDSCVSATLKHADGSAEQVECQYLLGCDGGRSAVRRALNVPFEGEHYEQTFFLVDVELSGDLERGYAYRMVRIEKGQPVGGGACIPVPGNPRRYRFSTVAPEAMLPAELNSGGQPTHGIADIGPTLEQAQELLGWFFPANVKASNLRWSAFYRISHRLAAKYRIGRVFLAGDAAHLHPPIGGQGMNTGLQDAYNLAWKLALHVHGLASANLLDSYEAERRPIGQQIVERTTKRMNKMFQGKVDEQEPIREDSQLFLNYRGSPWIGGDSSGENSLPLTLGEGRGEGAAPGPLPGHRAPDVCGLQRAFTRHEFRLFDLLRGPHHTLLLYTASADPAADCQRFAAIAAALFQQFAGRIQTYAIIHSDCDVPEIEGLPTVVDRRNEFGRIYRPSSGSGFLIRPDGYVGYRAEQADLDRLRAYLKRTFRD